The following proteins are encoded in a genomic region of Dyadobacter sp. UC 10:
- a CDS encoding murein hydrolase activator EnvC family protein, producing the protein MLISLPGSRRLLLMLTFILCSLSGVYAQKTREQLEKEKSENQSKIREIQGILKQTSSQKNVNLGQLKALNQQINTYKKQIDLLSDDLDLLNGELKVLEKKRQSLDSSLNVLKEEYGHMIYEASKRNVYFNQLVFLFSAGTFNQFVLRYKYLKQYTEARQGQAKEIGILQEKLADERRRITAKKNQQKTVLDTRVSENTKLEGLKVKQNEVIQELSQKETELRKQIAENKRATDLLEANIRRIAERERRERLERERREREEREARRKAERERIARENAEREKKGEAAIVEAPKEEEPVISSGMSEEETTLASSFTASQSRLPWPVKGFVSGHFGQRPHAVLKGVMVDNLGVDIQTTAGEPVRSVYDGVVLDVTEMPGMGNVVAIQHGNYMTIYAKMNGVTVHAGQKVKARENIGRVATDSDGTSELQFQIWKNTSRLNPENWLIRR; encoded by the coding sequence ATGCTCATTAGTCTTCCCGGTAGCCGTCGTTTACTTTTAATGCTGACGTTCATTCTCTGTTCGTTATCCGGTGTGTACGCCCAGAAAACCAGAGAACAGCTTGAAAAAGAGAAAAGTGAAAACCAAAGCAAAATCCGGGAGATCCAAGGTATTTTGAAACAAACTTCTTCCCAGAAGAATGTCAACCTCGGACAATTAAAGGCGCTTAACCAGCAAATCAACACCTATAAAAAACAAATTGACCTGCTTTCTGATGACCTTGACCTGCTCAATGGCGAATTGAAGGTTTTGGAAAAAAAGCGCCAGTCGCTTGACAGCAGTTTAAATGTGCTCAAAGAAGAATACGGGCATATGATCTACGAGGCTTCTAAAAGGAATGTCTATTTTAATCAATTGGTATTTTTATTTTCAGCAGGCACATTCAATCAGTTTGTACTGAGGTACAAGTATCTAAAGCAATATACAGAAGCAAGACAAGGCCAGGCGAAGGAGATCGGGATATTACAGGAAAAGCTGGCCGATGAACGCAGGCGTATCACGGCCAAAAAGAATCAGCAAAAAACTGTTTTGGATACCCGGGTATCTGAAAATACAAAGCTGGAAGGCCTCAAAGTAAAACAGAACGAGGTTATTCAGGAACTTTCACAGAAAGAAACAGAACTTCGTAAGCAAATAGCTGAAAACAAGCGTGCTACCGATCTCCTGGAAGCTAATATCCGAAGAATAGCAGAACGGGAAAGAAGGGAACGTCTGGAACGGGAGCGCCGCGAACGCGAAGAGCGGGAAGCTCGCCGGAAAGCCGAAAGAGAACGTATTGCCCGCGAGAATGCCGAGCGCGAGAAAAAGGGAGAGGCTGCTATTGTAGAAGCCCCCAAAGAGGAAGAGCCGGTGATTTCGAGTGGTATGAGCGAAGAGGAAACAACACTCGCCTCGTCATTTACCGCATCGCAATCCCGCCTACCCTGGCCTGTGAAAGGCTTCGTATCAGGACATTTCGGGCAAAGACCTCATGCGGTTTTGAAAGGTGTAATGGTGGATAACCTGGGCGTCGATATTCAGACCACCGCGGGTGAACCCGTTCGGTCAGTCTACGATGGTGTGGTACTCGACGTAACTGAAATGCCGGGAATGGGCAATGTGGTGGCTATTCAGCATGGAAACTACATGACGATTTATGCCAAAATGAACGGAGTAACCGTTCACGCGGGACAGAAAGTGAAGGCGAGGGAAAACATCGGCCGCGTGGCCACGGACAGCGATGGTACATCTGAACTCCAGTTCCAGATCTGGAAAAACACCTCCCGTCTTAATCCTGAAAACTGGCTCATCAGGCGTTAA
- a CDS encoding DUF4292 domain-containing protein, with the protein MSNKFSAGLLAICLIWFSACHKQRTSKRNKNNPVADSTLSQTIPPIIDSLKAGTPEKVEPVKINEIEFSYLTAKSKVSLASKSQNFDNANVNIRMKKDSVIWLSVTGVGLEVARGLITRDSIVFMDKIHRDYFVFNYEQLSKQYNFDLNFDLLQAMIIGNLPFEPQPEARFVKMNEFYVLKQIKDRLEVDNFISESTLKLSRLKAVEVPTQNTFTLDYEEFKDVNSFLFPFTSIINLNVKSLKDQQVRETNMRIRHSKVEMQIESPGFPFSIPSSYKRKK; encoded by the coding sequence ATGAGCAATAAATTTTCCGCCGGGCTGCTGGCCATTTGTTTAATATGGTTTTCAGCCTGTCACAAGCAACGTACTTCTAAAAGAAATAAGAACAATCCGGTCGCCGATTCCACTCTTAGCCAGACAATTCCACCTATCATTGACTCGCTAAAAGCCGGCACTCCGGAGAAAGTGGAGCCGGTTAAGATCAATGAAATAGAATTCAGCTACCTCACCGCCAAATCCAAAGTTTCACTGGCCAGCAAATCTCAAAACTTTGATAATGCCAATGTGAATATTCGCATGAAAAAGGATAGCGTGATCTGGCTCTCCGTTACCGGGGTCGGTCTCGAAGTAGCGCGGGGATTGATTACGCGCGATTCTATTGTATTCATGGATAAAATCCACCGCGATTATTTTGTTTTCAACTATGAACAATTGAGCAAGCAGTACAATTTTGACCTGAATTTCGATTTATTGCAGGCTATGATTATCGGAAATCTTCCTTTCGAACCTCAGCCCGAGGCTAGGTTTGTCAAAATGAATGAATTCTATGTTTTGAAACAGATCAAAGACAGACTGGAAGTGGATAATTTCATCAGTGAAAGCACACTGAAATTGTCAAGATTGAAAGCAGTAGAGGTACCTACTCAAAACACGTTTACGCTTGACTATGAAGAGTTTAAGGATGTCAATAGCTTTTTATTCCCCTTTACCAGCATTATTAATCTGAATGTCAAATCCTTGAAAGATCAGCAGGTGAGGGAGACCAATATGCGCATCAGGCATAGCAAGGTCGAAATGCAAATTGAGAGCCCGGGATTTCCGTTCAGTATACCTTCCAGCTATAAACGCAAAAAATAA
- a CDS encoding tetratricopeptide repeat protein, which produces MKTVYLKLTLLIILLANCFAAHDTIAQRRGKEREKDAVKTDTVALRIETESLAAEGMKFMMKDEPERALPVFEKLVQENGQDPASHYLVATALIKLEKFDEAIVPAKKAFDLRKENIFYAQQLAELYAKRRKYAEAAEIYETLVAKNPENIQYGIELAAIYVFNDQPEKAIETYNVLEKSMGITEEITHQKQQLYLRQNNLDKALAEAKKLIAAEPAEVSYRVELAELLIANDRIIEAVAPLEEALKINPDEAQAHVLLADIYRRNGDVQKCNEELKLVFANPNLDADPKIRVLTGYLTMLKSEGEINDAVALAKQLSDTHPNESRANVIYADLLVRQDKKAEARDMYTKASRIDGSVFQVWAAILQLDGDLNQVDSMLVHSEKALELFPNQGMFWYSNGTAHLMKKNFKEAISSLEESLKLISNNPELVPYIHAQLGDAYNGLGDHAKSDAAYEQALKANPDNDHVLNNYSYFLSLRKEKLDLALKMSEKLVQQHQNNPTYLDTHAWVLYIRKDYKKAKEFLEKAMTDSSTVSGTIVEHYGDVLFKLGERDNAVAQWKRAKSMGETTELLDKKIATGALHEQ; this is translated from the coding sequence ATGAAGACCGTATATTTAAAGTTGACCCTTCTGATCATATTGCTGGCGAATTGCTTCGCTGCTCACGATACTATTGCCCAGCGCCGCGGTAAAGAACGTGAAAAAGATGCTGTTAAAACCGACACGGTAGCCCTCCGTATAGAAACGGAATCGCTTGCAGCAGAAGGCATGAAATTCATGATGAAGGATGAACCGGAACGTGCGTTGCCTGTTTTTGAAAAACTGGTTCAGGAAAACGGTCAGGATCCTGCCAGTCACTACCTGGTCGCCACGGCACTGATCAAGCTGGAGAAGTTCGACGAAGCCATCGTTCCCGCCAAAAAAGCCTTCGATCTCCGCAAAGAAAATATCTTCTACGCCCAGCAGCTGGCAGAACTTTACGCAAAACGCAGGAAATACGCGGAGGCTGCCGAAATATACGAGACCCTCGTCGCCAAAAATCCTGAAAACATTCAATATGGTATTGAGCTCGCTGCGATTTACGTTTTCAACGACCAGCCTGAGAAGGCAATAGAAACGTATAATGTCCTGGAAAAATCGATGGGCATTACAGAGGAAATCACGCACCAGAAGCAGCAGCTTTATTTGCGCCAGAATAACCTGGACAAAGCACTGGCAGAAGCTAAAAAGCTGATCGCAGCCGAACCCGCCGAGGTAAGCTATCGGGTGGAGCTGGCAGAACTGCTGATCGCGAACGACCGGATCATCGAGGCTGTCGCGCCACTAGAGGAGGCGCTTAAAATCAATCCTGATGAAGCGCAGGCGCACGTTCTGCTGGCGGATATCTACCGTCGCAACGGAGATGTCCAGAAATGTAACGAAGAACTCAAGCTGGTTTTTGCCAATCCAAATCTGGACGCCGACCCGAAGATCAGGGTTTTGACTGGATACCTGACAATGTTGAAATCGGAAGGTGAGATCAATGATGCAGTTGCGCTGGCCAAGCAGCTTTCCGACACGCATCCTAATGAATCGCGCGCCAATGTGATTTACGCCGATTTGCTTGTTCGCCAGGATAAAAAGGCTGAGGCAAGGGATATGTACACCAAGGCAAGCCGCATTGACGGTTCTGTTTTCCAGGTTTGGGCAGCGATTTTACAGCTCGATGGTGACCTTAACCAGGTGGATAGCATGCTGGTGCATTCGGAAAAAGCCCTTGAATTGTTTCCAAATCAGGGAATGTTCTGGTACTCGAACGGCACAGCCCATTTGATGAAAAAAAATTTTAAGGAAGCAATTTCCTCTCTTGAAGAAAGCCTTAAGCTGATCTCAAACAACCCCGAGCTGGTGCCTTATATTCATGCACAACTCGGTGATGCCTACAACGGGCTGGGCGATCATGCGAAATCGGACGCGGCTTACGAACAGGCCTTGAAAGCAAATCCGGATAACGATCACGTGCTCAACAATTACAGCTATTTCCTTTCTCTACGTAAAGAAAAGCTGGACCTGGCACTCAAAATGTCTGAAAAACTTGTTCAGCAACATCAAAATAACCCCACTTACCTGGACACTCATGCCTGGGTACTGTACATTCGTAAAGACTATAAAAAAGCCAAGGAGTTTCTGGAAAAAGCAATGACCGACAGTTCCACTGTAAGTGGCACGATTGTTGAGCATTATGGAGACGTTCTTTTCAAATTAGGCGAAAGGGACAATGCAGTGGCACAATGGAAGAGGGCAAAGAGTATGGGAGAGACCACCGAACTTCTTGACAAAAAAATAGCAACGGGTGCATTACATGAGCAATAA
- a CDS encoding TonB-dependent receptor plug domain-containing protein, whose product MRKSSIKIASILLLVVFLAAFKLAEEDFTKLISGKLEKFRQMYPVEKAYLHLDKPYYMTGDTLWYKAYLVEGSLHFADSASNLLYVDLIEQRTGKNWTLRHTHMDAGVGNGEIVLADSIPPGAYLIRAYTNWMRNSSEDFFFQKDIFIFDKTGNASAPGTGKVDLQFFPEGGELIAGTSTRIAFKAVNTNGLGQDIRGFVLDQNKDTVASFKSEHLGMGRIPFSPKSGATYSAFLRDQNGTITSYPFPEVKENGYTLLVDNLSNPLKTRIIAYANIPGKSELPVHVVGHSRGIVAFVARGKIGAKGLMMLVPNTDLPDGITHLTLFNSENKPVSERLIFIDHAHKLRIGITPSRNTFRPREKSEIEITVSDTSGKPLEANLSVAVTDAGQIQQQTNDQHILSYLLLSSDIKGFIEQPSYYFDETKAERKIHRDILLMTQGWTRFRWDEVLKDSLQPAERFLEQGITFSGEVTRNNKKPVEKTPLSVYLSNDSLNSFLTAETDELGRFTLYNLIFEDSLRIRVQGMNKKNNQNLTIKVLPFAPPKVSQAKTPYFPLTIDGQLLSEFLKRNAQDQEIARKIRESRERLLQEVTIKAKKEVQRDSRKIYGTPDASIKMTPQLVGGRTSVLDILAGRVAGVQVVGSGMNASVYIRGNRNEPQFVLDGMPVDKDFISSMNVNDVESIDVLKGASAAIFGMGGGNGVISILTKRGNDNYDYSQEIVPGVLASKIAGFHIPKAFYSPAYPANAAQNVAPDYRSTIFWAPMLKTDKNGKVRLQYYNSDAATTVDIRVEALSATGLPGFGKSTYSVN is encoded by the coding sequence ATGCGCAAGTCGTCCATTAAAATAGCAAGTATTCTGTTGTTAGTTGTTTTTCTGGCCGCATTTAAATTGGCAGAAGAAGACTTCACAAAGCTGATTTCGGGCAAACTTGAGAAGTTCAGGCAAATGTATCCTGTCGAAAAAGCCTATCTGCATTTGGACAAGCCTTACTATATGACGGGAGATACATTATGGTATAAAGCTTACCTGGTCGAAGGCTCCCTGCATTTTGCCGACAGTGCAAGTAATTTGTTATACGTCGACCTGATTGAGCAGCGTACAGGCAAGAACTGGACACTCAGGCACACGCATATGGACGCTGGTGTTGGCAATGGTGAAATCGTGCTCGCCGATTCAATACCCCCCGGGGCTTATTTAATCAGAGCATATACCAACTGGATGCGCAATTCTTCGGAAGACTTCTTTTTTCAAAAGGACATCTTCATCTTCGACAAAACAGGCAATGCATCTGCACCAGGCACCGGAAAAGTCGACCTGCAATTTTTTCCCGAGGGCGGCGAACTGATCGCCGGAACATCCACCCGAATCGCATTTAAGGCAGTGAATACCAATGGTCTGGGACAGGATATTCGCGGTTTCGTACTTGATCAGAATAAGGACACGGTCGCTTCCTTTAAAAGCGAGCATCTTGGAATGGGCCGAATTCCGTTTTCACCGAAATCAGGCGCTACATATTCCGCATTCCTGCGCGATCAGAACGGTACGATAACAAGCTACCCATTCCCGGAAGTCAAAGAAAACGGATACACACTGCTTGTAGACAACCTGTCAAATCCACTGAAAACCAGAATAATAGCCTATGCAAATATCCCAGGCAAGAGCGAACTACCCGTGCATGTAGTTGGTCATTCGCGCGGGATCGTCGCTTTTGTGGCCAGGGGAAAGATAGGGGCCAAAGGTTTGATGATGCTTGTTCCGAACACTGACCTGCCCGACGGTATCACCCATTTGACTCTTTTCAATAGCGAAAACAAGCCGGTTTCAGAGCGGCTGATTTTTATAGACCATGCCCACAAACTCCGGATTGGAATAACGCCATCCAGGAATACATTCAGGCCCCGTGAAAAATCCGAGATTGAAATAACGGTAAGCGACACGTCAGGGAAACCTCTGGAAGCAAACTTATCTGTCGCTGTTACCGACGCCGGTCAGATTCAGCAGCAAACAAATGACCAGCACATTCTTTCGTATCTTCTTTTGTCTTCTGATATCAAAGGATTTATAGAGCAACCCAGCTACTATTTTGACGAAACCAAGGCTGAAAGGAAAATCCATCGCGATATCCTGCTGATGACCCAGGGCTGGACCCGGTTTCGCTGGGATGAAGTATTGAAAGACTCTCTGCAACCCGCAGAAAGGTTTCTGGAACAAGGCATTACATTCTCGGGAGAGGTGACGCGAAACAATAAAAAACCGGTTGAAAAAACACCGTTATCGGTTTACCTGAGCAACGACAGCCTTAATTCCTTCCTGACAGCTGAGACAGACGAGCTGGGCCGTTTTACACTTTACAACCTGATTTTTGAAGACTCTCTGAGGATAAGGGTGCAGGGAATGAACAAGAAGAACAATCAGAACCTCACAATCAAGGTACTCCCGTTCGCCCCGCCGAAAGTTTCACAGGCAAAAACCCCCTATTTTCCGCTGACGATCGACGGCCAGCTGCTGAGCGAATTTTTGAAGAGAAACGCACAGGATCAGGAGATTGCGCGAAAAATTCGTGAAAGCCGGGAACGGTTATTGCAAGAGGTGACAATTAAGGCAAAAAAAGAAGTTCAGCGCGATTCACGGAAAATTTACGGCACGCCCGACGCTTCCATCAAAATGACTCCCCAGCTGGTCGGCGGGCGTACCAGCGTGTTGGACATACTTGCGGGAAGAGTGGCAGGAGTCCAAGTTGTAGGGTCGGGAATGAATGCTTCGGTATATATCCGGGGAAATCGGAATGAGCCGCAGTTTGTATTAGATGGAATGCCGGTGGATAAAGACTTTATCAGTTCTATGAATGTAAATGACGTGGAATCCATCGATGTGTTGAAGGGAGCGTCTGCTGCAATCTTCGGGATGGGCGGAGGGAATGGAGTAATATCCATATTGACAAAACGGGGAAATGATAATTACGATTATTCGCAGGAAATTGTCCCGGGCGTGTTGGCTTCAAAAATCGCGGGGTTTCACATACCGAAAGCGTTCTACTCACCAGCCTATCCTGCCAATGCGGCCCAGAATGTTGCTCCTGACTACCGATCTACGATTTTTTGGGCACCTATGTTAAAAACTGATAAAAATGGAAAGGTCCGTTTGCAATATTACAATTCTGATGCCGCAACAACCGTGGATATCCGGGTTGAAGCACTTAGCGCAACGGGCCTTCCTGGCTTTGGCAAATCCACATATTCAGTCAATTAA
- a CDS encoding APC family permease: MTQPSAKNELLKILGVGFGIAVTVGGTIGTGILRKPGPIAAQLGESWLIMLLWVAVSLYAFLGTLCTIELGTSVPKAGAWYVYAQRAFGNYAGFVVGINSWLGTCSALGFGVYTMSEYLALLIPKLTGYEPYVAAAILLVLTCIHWIGLALASSFQNIMSVLKGIGLFVFVAVCYIYGDEVTAEQARNTTSQIISTGSWIAPVIFSLQAIFYTYDGWHTAAYFSEEDKDPSKNLPKSMIGGVLLIIAIYLLCNMAILHILPMSELAQSKLAAADAIRLIFGEGSGKIVTLFLMISILGIVNAQLLFNPRVLYSMSRDGLFLPAGTNVNTGGTPAVAMLITSAVAVFLILIGKEACEKLSDIATFFFVLGYTSGFASLLALRRNEPSLPRPWKVPAYPVLPVVMLLCSLAFLVGAVVQDLASSQYALLFLVISYPAFLFVRKVNR, encoded by the coding sequence ATGACACAGCCCTCTGCCAAAAACGAGCTTTTAAAGATTCTGGGAGTAGGCTTTGGTATTGCGGTCACTGTGGGCGGCACAATCGGTACAGGGATCCTGCGCAAGCCCGGGCCAATCGCGGCACAGCTTGGCGAATCCTGGCTGATCATGCTCCTCTGGGTTGCAGTAAGTCTTTATGCATTTCTTGGTACACTCTGCACCATTGAATTGGGTACTTCTGTTCCAAAAGCCGGGGCCTGGTATGTATATGCCCAACGTGCTTTTGGCAATTACGCCGGCTTCGTTGTCGGGATCAATAGTTGGCTCGGAACGTGCTCCGCCCTGGGTTTTGGAGTCTACACCATGAGCGAATACCTGGCATTGCTCATTCCTAAGCTCACAGGCTACGAACCTTATGTAGCCGCAGCAATATTACTGGTGCTGACCTGCATTCACTGGATCGGGCTTGCCCTGGCGAGCAGTTTTCAAAATATCATGAGTGTTCTGAAGGGAATAGGCCTGTTCGTTTTTGTGGCTGTTTGCTATATCTATGGCGACGAAGTTACCGCGGAACAAGCGCGCAATACAACGAGTCAAATCATCTCAACAGGAAGCTGGATCGCGCCAGTAATCTTCTCACTTCAGGCTATTTTTTACACTTACGATGGCTGGCACACTGCAGCCTATTTTTCTGAGGAAGACAAGGATCCGTCAAAAAACCTTCCAAAATCCATGATAGGAGGTGTTTTACTGATTATCGCGATCTATCTTCTGTGCAATATGGCGATCCTACACATTTTACCAATGAGTGAGCTGGCGCAGTCGAAACTGGCTGCGGCGGATGCGATACGTCTCATTTTTGGTGAAGGTTCCGGCAAAATCGTTACGCTGTTTCTGATGATATCAATTTTAGGGATCGTCAATGCACAGCTGCTATTCAATCCCCGAGTACTTTATTCTATGAGCCGCGACGGATTGTTTCTCCCTGCCGGCACCAATGTCAATACCGGCGGCACACCTGCGGTAGCGATGCTGATTACCTCGGCAGTAGCTGTGTTTTTGATATTGATCGGGAAAGAGGCATGCGAAAAACTCTCAGATATTGCCACTTTCTTTTTTGTTCTCGGATATACTTCCGGCTTTGCCTCCCTGCTGGCGTTACGTAGAAACGAGCCGTCACTGCCCCGCCCATGGAAAGTACCGGCTTATCCTGTATTGCCTGTGGTGATGCTGCTTTGCTCGCTGGCTTTTCTAGTCGGCGCAGTAGTACAGGATCTGGCAAGCAGTCAATATGCATTACTTTTTCTGGTTATCAGTTACCCTGCCTTCTTGTTCGTTCGAAAGGTAAACCGTTAA
- the atpC gene encoding ATP synthase F1 subunit epsilon: MHLEIITPDKKVFAGEANAVTLPGTEGQFQVLNRHAPLVSTLGKGDVVIDTGAAKQSYVIDGGVVEVLNNKVLVLAEAIL; this comes from the coding sequence ATGCATTTAGAAATAATTACCCCAGATAAGAAAGTGTTTGCCGGCGAGGCGAATGCTGTGACATTACCGGGTACGGAAGGACAATTTCAGGTTCTGAACCGCCACGCGCCACTTGTGAGTACACTTGGAAAGGGCGATGTGGTGATCGATACAGGAGCTGCAAAACAGTCTTATGTAATTGACGGAGGCGTCGTGGAAGTGCTTAATAACAAAGTACTTGTATTGGCAGAAGCGATTCTCTAG
- the atpD gene encoding F0F1 ATP synthase subunit beta — MANATNIGKITQVIGPVVDVSFEDSGSIPSILDALEVIKPNGSKVVLECQQHLGEDRIRTIAMDSTEGMQRGMAVRPLGTPIKMPIGEGIKGRLFNVIGEAIDGLTPLDTTNGISIHRSAPKFEDLATSTEILFTGIKVIDLLAPYVKGGKIGLFGGAGVGKTVLIQELINNIAKAYAGLSVFAGVGERTREGNDLMREMIEAGIIKYGEEFKHSMEEGGWDISKVDYNTLKDSQATFVFGQMNEPPGARARVALSGLTMAEYFRDGDGEGQGRDILFFIDNIFRFTQAGSEVSALLGRMPSAVGYQPTLATEMGQMQERITSTKRGSITSVQAVYVPADDLTDPAPATTFAHLDATTVLSRKVSEKGIYPAVDPLDSASRILNAETLGNEHYDCAQRVKNILQRYKELQDIIAILGMEELSDEDKLVVSRARRVERFLSQPFFVAEQFTGLKGTLVDINDTIKGFNLIMDGAYDHLPEMAFNLVGTIEDAQAKGEKMLAEATR, encoded by the coding sequence ATGGCAAACGCGACAAACATAGGAAAAATTACGCAGGTAATTGGTCCGGTTGTAGACGTATCATTTGAAGATAGCGGTAGCATCCCGTCTATCCTCGATGCGTTAGAAGTCATCAAACCAAACGGTTCGAAAGTAGTTCTTGAGTGTCAACAGCACCTTGGCGAGGACCGTATCCGTACCATCGCGATGGACAGTACCGAAGGTATGCAGCGCGGAATGGCAGTCAGGCCACTTGGTACCCCTATTAAAATGCCAATCGGTGAAGGTATCAAAGGTCGCCTTTTTAATGTTATCGGTGAAGCGATTGACGGACTTACTCCCCTGGATACTACAAATGGTATCTCAATCCACCGCTCAGCTCCGAAATTCGAAGACCTTGCCACTTCAACCGAAATCCTTTTCACAGGTATTAAGGTAATCGACTTGCTTGCTCCTTATGTAAAAGGTGGTAAAATCGGTTTGTTCGGTGGTGCCGGTGTTGGTAAAACCGTTTTGATCCAGGAATTGATCAACAATATTGCAAAAGCTTACGCTGGTCTTTCAGTATTTGCGGGAGTTGGAGAACGTACCCGTGAAGGAAATGACCTGATGCGCGAAATGATCGAGGCAGGTATCATTAAATACGGCGAAGAGTTCAAGCACAGCATGGAAGAAGGCGGCTGGGATATTTCAAAAGTGGATTACAATACTTTGAAAGATTCACAGGCGACTTTCGTTTTCGGACAAATGAATGAACCTCCTGGCGCACGCGCCCGTGTTGCATTGTCAGGTTTGACGATGGCGGAATATTTCCGTGATGGTGACGGCGAAGGTCAGGGTCGTGATATCCTTTTCTTTATCGACAATATCTTCCGTTTTACACAGGCAGGTTCAGAAGTATCGGCTCTTTTGGGACGTATGCCTTCTGCGGTAGGTTACCAGCCAACGCTGGCTACTGAAATGGGACAGATGCAGGAACGTATTACATCTACAAAACGCGGCTCAATCACATCTGTACAAGCGGTTTACGTACCTGCGGATGACTTGACTGACCCTGCTCCTGCTACTACATTTGCTCACTTGGACGCAACTACGGTACTAAGCCGTAAAGTTTCTGAAAAAGGTATCTATCCTGCGGTCGATCCGCTTGATTCGGCTTCACGGATCCTGAACGCCGAGACTTTGGGTAACGAGCACTACGATTGCGCACAGCGCGTGAAAAATATTTTGCAGCGCTATAAAGAATTGCAGGATATCATTGCGATCCTAGGTATGGAAGAACTTTCTGACGAAGATAAGCTGGTTGTATCCCGCGCTCGTCGTGTAGAACGTTTCTTGTCGCAACCATTCTTTGTGGCTGAGCAGTTTACCGGCTTGAAAGGAACTTTGGTTGATATCAATGATACGATCAAAGGTTTCAACCTGATCATGGACGGAGCGTATGACCATCTTCCTGAAATGGCTTTCAACCTCGTTGGAACCATCGAAGATGCGCAGGCAAAAGGAGAAAAAATGCTTGCAGAAGCAACACGATAA